AAGTGTCTTGGAGGAGTCCACCGCATCTACCTTGGTTAATTCGAAGCCTTGACGAATCTTTTTATTTTCAATTTCAAAAGCGATATCCGCATCCTTGAATTCAATCGTTTTACCTGATGCAGAGCCATATTCAGGATCAACCAAGTATCCTGCCGGTGCAGATAATTCTTTTAACTTATAAGGTACACCGTTGGTTAGATTGTTTAATCGATAGTTTCTGGAGCTTTCAACCACACCATTCTCGTCCGTTGGTTTCAATGTTTCCAGAAGCGTAGTTCCAGACGCATTATAGATTGCAAATATTGCCCCCTCCAGCGGAACTCCTGTATCACTGACTTTGTGAATTCTGATTTTGCCCAGACCTGTAGAGGCTCCTCCACCTGCTCCAGCCAAGGAAACTTTGATTCCCGACTGATTACCTTCCCCGATTACCGAGGAAGATTGGCCTGCAAATTCAACCTTATTCTCAATTCGGGCGCCATGATCGGCATTAATATAAGACTGATATTCCAAAATGAATGCGGTATGGATATCTTTCTTGAAGGTAAAGGTAAATGTATTGCCCTCTACATTCAATTCATAATCAGCCGGATCAACCAATCCAGCTTTGGTGGATACATTGCCTGAATTGTTGGCAGGTAAATTGGTTGCATATAATTTCAATGAATCAGCCAATAAAATCTGGTTCTCTGACAAGGTATCTGTTAATTGATTACCCGCGGGATTGAAAGATTGACTTGGATTGATATTTACCGTCCATGATGCTTTATCCGTTGTACCTTCTTGCTTCCCTGTTTTGCGCACGTATACACCACCGTTGGCAGGTGTAACACTGGCTGATCTATTAAATCGTATTGCACCACCCTCACCATCCGTCAGAACAGCCTGGTTGGCATATGCGCCTGCGACAGAATATGGTCCATCCAGACTTGTTTGGTACTGAATGCGATAAGCCATTTTGCCAATGTTACCCAGATCCAACGCAAAACCTTTACCGTCCGGGTTCAACTGGAATTGACCAGATGTGAGCGGAACCTCGCTACCTACAGCAGTAACATTATTGGCTCCCTGCAACTCTAACTCATGAACTTTCAATGAGCCGTCTACGAAAGATTGGTCTCCAGTGTAAGCATCCTTAAGGATTGCATCCTTAATATCAAACAAATTGTAGTTTACATCGATTGTCCAGGTGATCTTTTTATCTTTGGCGCTATATTCACCCTTTTTGTTACCATTTTGAATCGTGTAGTCTTGCGGTTTGACCGCAGCAGATTTGGTAATCGCAGTCTGTTTTACATCAGACTCTTCCCAATCGATCTTGGCTGAGTTGCGATATTCATCATTCGTTGGCATACCCGCTGTGGGATCGAAGCTTGTCTTATAAGTAATAACATGCTCCGTACTGAGCGTTACGCCGTCCTTCAAGCGAAGTGAGAATCCTTTTTCATACGTTGGATCAGCCGGGTCTGGAGTCAGTTCAAAGTCCTCTTTGTTAACACCACTCACTTGAAGACTACCCGGAATCAGTTTCATATGTCTGCCTTCGTAATTGTCGGTGATGACGATATCCGTCATGTCCTGCAAATCACGGTTCAAAACAATCTGCCATTCGATTTCTTTTGTGTTGAAATTTTCACTTTTTACACTCTTTGCAAAAATGACTTCCTGAATGTCTCTTCGACCTGTTTTGGAAGTACCATCATACATGTTCACTGTGTTCGTAATGGTGTCGTTTGTATAAACACGATGAATGGATTGTGTATCATATTCAATCTCATAGGCCTTTGTAATATCGTTCTTAAAATGTAATCTGAAGCCATCATCGAACCCTGTACCCATCGCTTCGAGTGTGTATTCATTTGGATTGATCAGTGTTCTGTTGGAAGCCGCTCCACTTGCATTAATGTCCACTTGATACACTTTGACGGAATTGTTGATCAGTTGCTGTTTTGCCGTATCAAAGCGGTCTTCAATCCATGCATTCGTTTGCATGATTTCTTGCTGATTGTAGTTATATTGCACTTTCCATGTGATCGTCTGTGTCACCGGATCATACGCACTATCTTGCCCTGACTTGTTCAAAGGCTCATTAAAACTCACACGAACTCGGCCAATATCTGTTTCGTTGTGCTCGCTCTGATCCGTTGTAAGCGCAACCTGATTTTGATACTCCACGTTGGTGAACGGAGCAGTGGTTGGTGCTTTAACACTCGTCGTGTAAGTCACACGATAGGCCTTATCTGTATCTCCCAATTGAATTGGAAACTGTGGTTCCGTTTTAATTACTGGGCCTTCTTTTACAGATCCATTCAATTGCACTTCCAATTCGCGAATTTCGATATCGCCCTTGAGCTCTAGCTCTGCTGGGAACGTGTCTGCAAGAACAGCATTTTTCATAGCCTTCTCGCCTTGGTTAAAATCTACGGTCCATATAATTTCATCCGAGTTGAAGTTATTTTTGTTCGCGCTTCCCGATTTCTTCAACTTATCTACGGCTGTGTTGGCAAAATGCACATCAATGATGCCCTGCCCTACGGAACTAAAGTCTATCTGTTGTTTCAATCCATCTTCCATCTTGCTCTCATCGAACTTGATCCACACGTAGAAGTTACCTTCCAGCTGCGCATGCTCGATCAGTTCATTAAAGGTAAAAATGATTGTGCCATCTGGATTTACCACATACTCCCCAACACCGCCATCCAGATTACCCTTAAGCTGCGATCCGATGATGAATTTATCGGGCAAGTTAAAGGTGAATGTAGAGCCATCGCTGTAGTTGTGGTTGTCATCTGCAAGTCCCCATGTAAAGACTACAGCCACCTCATCCTGAATGCGTGGTCGAATATCCTCGATTTTATCTCCTTTGACTTCAATCGTGCCATTCCCGTTGTCTTCTGGTGCCTGATTGTACATCTGCACACTGGTAATCAATTGATCTGTAATTACCGGGCCTGCAGCTGCGATTGCTAAACTGCTCTGGTTGAGGTTTCCCTCCCCCTCTTCTTCCGGAGTGGCAGCAACGTCAACGTTGTCCACCTCTTCCGGACCTGCCAAACCTTCTTCTGACGCTGTATCGCTGATTGCACTGGCTGGCAAATTAGTTAATTCATCCTGAGCGTGCATGGTTGGTGTAAATATCCAACCCTGCATCATTTGCGTGACCAGTAACAGAGCAATGATCACTATGCTCACTTTTTTCCTCATTTTTTGCATATCCTCCTCGTACGTAGTGTTGGCATACGCCGAAGATTAGAATAGCAAAGCGACATATACAAAAAATAGACAACACTAAAATCCTCGTTTTTGAACACAAAATTGAACACAAAAAAGGATACTCCTCAATCGGAGCATCCTGTTCAACGGTTGTTACAGTGTCCAGTTAATTTTGACGCGCAGATCCGTAGTACCTTCCATTTTGGATACATAATAAGATATCGATTTCATGCCAAGTTGGTACAAATCCTGCAAATCTTCAATCAGTCCAGCCTCCGTACCCTTGTACCTGAACGTGAGCGAGGTTCCGCCTTCCTTCAGTGTACTTTGAACCTTGGTCTTCAGCGCAGCATGGCCTTTGACGGCATCCTGTTCATCATACAGGGAATAGTCCAGAGCATGGTACAGCTTCTGATAAGCGGCTTTTTTGCTATCTCCAGCCTTCACCAGCTTTAATAAAGCTTCTCGATATGAGGCTGGCGCAGCGGGGTACTTGCTTTTGCCTGTCCAGATATGGTCACGTGCCATCTCATCATCACTCAGCAAATAGTAGCTGTGGCTAACCTTACCTTTGCGGTCAGGGGTAGGATCATCCCAGGTGGTGTCCATGTGATACCACTTGCCGTCCAGGTTCACGATATTCCAGGCATGAAGCTGCCCGCCCGCTGTACCTTCCACAATCCGGTTATCGATACCTACTCGCTCCAGCATCCGATATGCCAACAGTGAATATCCCTGACAGACGGTACTGCCTGTAACAAGCCCGTCGTAGGCCGTATATTTCTTCAACGAAGTATCGTAGGAAAGGTTAAGCACAATCCAGTCATGGATGACCTTGACCTTCTCATGATCCGTCATGCCTGGTTTGATGATTTCTTTCAACACGTTTGTGACTTTACGATTCACATAATCGGTCTGCTCCTTGGTCTCCCGGTAGGAGAGAGTCACATGCACCTCGGCCGACACATTGGAGCCTTTATAATTAAATGCATAACTTTTAACAGTATACTGAATATAGGGGTCACTCTTCATTGCCTCATCGATGGAGGTTTGTAATTGTTTTTTGAGGCCTTTCACATTGCCTTTGTATGTAAAAACAAGTTCCTCCGTTCGCTGTGACATTGCGGTAAGCAAGGTCTGGCGCAAATCTGTTGCCGTGGATATATCTGATGTCCCTGATGCAGCATACAGCTGATCCAGATCAACCGTACGTGGTAATGCTACAGCAATCAGACAGCCTGCCAGCAGTATGGTGATAATTCGTTTCCCGTTCTTACCCATGAAAGGAACCCACCCTTCTTTGCAAAGTTCTCACGCCCTATTGTATCACAAAAGGCTCTGTCGTCATTCTTCTATATCATTTCAACTAAAGAATATTTACAAGAACACTCCGATGTCAGAACAACTTTCTGATCGCTGAGTAAATGTTTAGTTGAAATGATTTAATTTTTGTAAAAATTAAATCAAAAGAGACCTTCTATGGAAGGTCCCTTTGATCTTTAGTTCATTGAATCACGATTACCCGTTATCTTCATCCTATGATTCGCTTGGGCATGATATGAGTGATTCCTCGTCTAATACAGACGATTACCACTCATAAACGTATCTGTTTTACCTTGAAGCTTCGCCAGCCGTTCCAATACCTGTGACGCTTCAGCTACCGTCACTTTGCGTGCAGGCATGAATCGTCCTTCAATCGAAGGAAGCAATCCCAGCTTCAAACTCAGGGAAACCGCTCCCTTACTTGTAATAGCACTGGCATCCGCAATGTTGGGAAGATCCGATGGCAACGTATAGAATCCGGCCAGCTTCTCATAGCGTAAAATACGTACAAGCAACACTGCCAACTCTTCACGTGTCATCTCTTCCTGCGGATTCAAATTCTGTTCAGGGTCCGCTCCGGCAAGCCAGCGCTGATCGATTAATGCCCGAACTGCCTTATAATACGGGCTGTCAGGCGTCACATCAGCGTATAACTTGTCATCTCCGTCCCCACTGTAGTACAGATCCATATTTGGATTAATCGCTCTTGCCAGATAGTTAAACCAATCTCCTCGGGTGATCACACGATCCGGGAATACGCGTCCCTGCTCATCAGCAAGCAATACGCCATGCTGTGTCATATTGCGTAGAGCTGCTTCGGCCACATGACCCAAGATATCCGTAGGTTCAGCCTTGGTTGCAGAGCTTGTGTCCCCGTATAAAAGCTTCCACTCTCCTGTGTTCGCATCCAGCGCTTCATAGTTGCCATAGATCGAATTCTCATCACGTGTAGGCATATAAGCAAGGTTCACACCAGCCGGGATGACTTGACCACCGTTCATACCATATCCGCCATAACGGGAATATGCGAGGATCAGCTTGAACTCCTCCAGATAGAGTGCCTTGGCCTCTTCATAACTGATGGCTGGCTTAACATCTGCTGGCAGTTGTTCAGGCGTTGCTGCAATACGTGTATAGAACTCGTTAATCGTCCCGTTGTTCAACACCTGTACTTGTGCCGTATCTTCCTTAACCGGAATTCCGTTCAGATAACGCTGGAACAAAAATGTGCGAGCATCATCCACCTCAATCACGTTAGCCAGTCGGAACTGCTCCGTTGCGTCTGGAACTAGCGCAATCACCGTGTCCATCGCCAGTTTCTCAGCCTGCTTCCGGGTTACCAATTTGCCTGCCTTCTCCTCAGCCGGCTTCTGCTGTTCCATCTCCGGTCCGATTCGTTGCATCATCGTATAGCTGTAGATCTGCCCGGTAACTGCATCTACCTGTGCTGAGATATCCCGCATGAACATATAGGACATATTGGCACTTCGATCACTCCAGCTCAGACTCCACACCTGATTGTTCGGACTTGAGTAATATCCCTTGCCCAGCTGGCTATGTTCCAGCTTATAACCCTTGGGAATATCAAAGTTCGTTGCAACCCGATTGGCGGCCTGCTGAACATTTAATCTCGTACCATTGGCCGGGACAAAAGGAGTTACATCTCCTTTCAACTTCGTATCCTGCTGCAAAGAATCTTCATCTACAGCTTTACCTGTTAAAGTATTAATCCGTTCCAACGTATTGGCCTCAATCGGAACGATACTGATATTCTTCGGTGTGTAGCCAAGGTAATACTGCTGACCCTGCTTGGAAGACAAACGATCTTTGGAGATATAAGCTAGCTCCACATCGAACTGTTCTTCAAACTGCTGTCTGGCCTTCTCTTCTGAAGCTGCCGGTTTAGATGAGGGATACTTGGCTTCGATAGTACCTCGTGAGTAACCTGTCACCAAACCACTTTCATCCACATTAATGTAGACTGTCTCTGCGTCAGATAACAATCCATCATGTTTTAACTGGTACCCGTATCGATACTCTGTTCTGCCAAACAATGACTCTTGTTCGATGGAAGAATACAGATCTCCAAGCGGAGCATATTCACTTTCCTTAAGACCTGGAATCGCTTGGTACAACAGTGCCACGGCCTTTTCTTCAGCTTGAGCTTTGGTTAACTTCACATCCGATTCCGAGACATGTTTATCCAGGATATCCGACGGCAAATGTACACTTAACACTTCCCCTGTGCCTGCATGTACAGTTCCACTGAATCCCGACGTATGATTGCCTTGTGTAATCTGGAACCCGATCTCCCATGCCTTGTAGTCTGGCGGTGGATAGGAATTAGGTGAATCGAATCGTGCAGATGAGATCGTTGCTTTTTTTAAC
This Paenibacillus xylanexedens DNA region includes the following protein-coding sequences:
- a CDS encoding collagen binding domain-containing protein; the encoded protein is MRKKVSIVIIALLLVTQMMQGWIFTPTMHAQDELTNLPASAISDTASEEGLAGPEEVDNVDVAATPEEEGEGNLNQSSLAIAAAGPVITDQLITSVQMYNQAPEDNGNGTIEVKGDKIEDIRPRIQDEVAVVFTWGLADDNHNYSDGSTFTFNLPDKFIIGSQLKGNLDGGVGEYVVNPDGTIIFTFNELIEHAQLEGNFYVWIKFDESKMEDGLKQQIDFSSVGQGIIDVHFANTAVDKLKKSGSANKNNFNSDEIIWTVDFNQGEKAMKNAVLADTFPAELELKGDIEIRELEVQLNGSVKEGPVIKTEPQFPIQLGDTDKAYRVTYTTSVKAPTTAPFTNVEYQNQVALTTDQSEHNETDIGRVRVSFNEPLNKSGQDSAYDPVTQTITWKVQYNYNQQEIMQTNAWIEDRFDTAKQQLINNSVKVYQVDINASGAASNRTLINPNEYTLEAMGTGFDDGFRLHFKNDITKAYEIEYDTQSIHRVYTNDTITNTVNMYDGTSKTGRRDIQEVIFAKSVKSENFNTKEIEWQIVLNRDLQDMTDIVITDNYEGRHMKLIPGSLQVSGVNKEDFELTPDPADPTYEKGFSLRLKDGVTLSTEHVITYKTSFDPTAGMPTNDEYRNSAKIDWEESDVKQTAITKSAAVKPQDYTIQNGNKKGEYSAKDKKITWTIDVNYNLFDIKDAILKDAYTGDQSFVDGSLKVHELELQGANNVTAVGSEVPLTSGQFQLNPDGKGFALDLGNIGKMAYRIQYQTSLDGPYSVAGAYANQAVLTDGEGGAIRFNRSASVTPANGGVYVRKTGKQEGTTDKASWTVNINPSQSFNPAGNQLTDTLSENQILLADSLKLYATNLPANNSGNVSTKAGLVDPADYELNVEGNTFTFTFKKDIHTAFILEYQSYINADHGARIENKVEFAGQSSSVIGEGNQSGIKVSLAGAGGGASTGLGKIRIHKVSDTGVPLEGAIFAIYNASGTTLLETLKPTDENGVVESSRNYRLNNLTNGVPYKLKELSAPAGYLVDPEYGSASGKTIEFKDADIAFEIENKKIRQGFELTKVDAVDSSKTLKGATFELYSKDGATREKIDELTTGEDGKIAKGGLLPGDYELVEVAAPEFYQLDATSIPFTIVENQTESITLTKSNAMGAGGKLVVTKVNAKDKSVLSGIEFELRDRSNIVIDTKVTDLNGVIEFDGLDYGSYTLVETKAEGFVIEQPETLVSIIKPETQLTIENKKNDRSVKLIKTNAGRTQHLQGAVFELRAQTALMDANGNWEFHKVTGLDEATLTTNQQGEIVLEGLDINKYQLVEIKAPNGYMLETTPVPFEITNIQTEAVVVEKTNQAIPVSGGGSSGPYNPGTPTTGVTPDPEKPVTPEPGKPNPSVPGTVVTEPTESGGGTESPTDEDSGVVTPTPGDSNGDDTAPPVGDTDAPDGDGALAPPAGTDTDGSQGNGNSASQPNGNSGSQGMLPQTGEESTMAYTAVGMMLMALGSAGFMYFRRRQQLQR
- a CDS encoding transglutaminase domain-containing protein, which translates into the protein MGKNGKRIITILLAGCLIAVALPRTVDLDQLYAASGTSDISTATDLRQTLLTAMSQRTEELVFTYKGNVKGLKKQLQTSIDEAMKSDPYIQYTVKSYAFNYKGSNVSAEVHVTLSYRETKEQTDYVNRKVTNVLKEIIKPGMTDHEKVKVIHDWIVLNLSYDTSLKKYTAYDGLVTGSTVCQGYSLLAYRMLERVGIDNRIVEGTAGGQLHAWNIVNLDGKWYHMDTTWDDPTPDRKGKVSHSYYLLSDDEMARDHIWTGKSKYPAAPASYREALLKLVKAGDSKKAAYQKLYHALDYSLYDEQDAVKGHAALKTKVQSTLKEGGTSLTFRYKGTEAGLIEDLQDLYQLGMKSISYYVSKMEGTTDLRVKINWTL
- a CDS encoding S-layer homology domain-containing protein; its protein translation is MSLNWKFNLRLKMFATKATTAAMATLLLASQTPGFAGSASAAQAEQLTEATTGENEQLDATSNDVPEGAKISSRQASENILKLFPLLKKATISSARFDSPNSYPPPDYKAWEIGFQITQGNHTSGFSGTVHAGTGEVLSVHLPSDILDKHVSESDVKLTKAQAEEKAVALLYQAIPGLKESEYAPLGDLYSSIEQESLFGRTEYRYGYQLKHDGLLSDAETVYINVDESGLVTGYSRGTIEAKYPSSKPAASEEKARQQFEEQFDVELAYISKDRLSSKQGQQYYLGYTPKNISIVPIEANTLERINTLTGKAVDEDSLQQDTKLKGDVTPFVPANGTRLNVQQAANRVATNFDIPKGYKLEHSQLGKGYYSSPNNQVWSLSWSDRSANMSYMFMRDISAQVDAVTGQIYSYTMMQRIGPEMEQQKPAEEKAGKLVTRKQAEKLAMDTVIALVPDATEQFRLANVIEVDDARTFLFQRYLNGIPVKEDTAQVQVLNNGTINEFYTRIAATPEQLPADVKPAISYEEAKALYLEEFKLILAYSRYGGYGMNGGQVIPAGVNLAYMPTRDENSIYGNYEALDANTGEWKLLYGDTSSATKAEPTDILGHVAEAALRNMTQHGVLLADEQGRVFPDRVITRGDWFNYLARAINPNMDLYYSGDGDDKLYADVTPDSPYYKAVRALIDQRWLAGADPEQNLNPQEEMTREELAVLLVRILRYEKLAGFYTLPSDLPNIADASAITSKGAVSLSLKLGLLPSIEGRFMPARKVTVAEASQVLERLAKLQGKTDTFMSGNRLY